The Haploplasma axanthum region TTCATCGTTGAAATATCTATATCATCAATAAATATTTCACCACTAATTGGTGCTAACAACCTTGAAATAACACTAAGTAATGTAGATTTCCCAGCTCCATTTGCACCTATTAATGCTGTAATTTTATTATCTTTTATTTTCAAATCTACATCATAAAGAATTTGTTTTTTTCCATATGATTGTGATATTTTCTTTATTTCGATCATATTCGATTCTCCTTAATTATTAAGTAAATCATATAACTACCCCCAATTAAATTAATCAAAACTGAGACACTAGTTCTATTACCAAATAATTCTACAACTACTTGACCAAGCATTAAAACAATAAATCCAATAACACTTGATGCAAAAATTAAAATACTATGCTTATTTGTTTTAAATATCTCTCTTGCACTGTTTACAGCAATTAATCCTAAAAACATTAATTGTCCAATCAATGCAGTTGAAATAGCCACGGCAATAGCAATATATATCAAACTAATTTTTGTTTCCCTATTATATTCAACACCAAGCCCAATTGCATGTTCATCACCTAAACTCATTACATCATAAACCTTGTTTTTTCTATAGAATAAAAAAACAAGTAGTAATAGAATTGGTAAAGCAACAAAAACTAGCTGTTCATTAATGTTTGTTAAACTAATTGTTGTTAGTGAAGAAACTGTTTGAAACTCTTCTGGACTCATAAAGACTTGAATAAAGTTAGAAATACTTCCTGCAAGAGATGTAATAACCATTCCTACTAACAGTAATAGTATAACATTATTCTTGTTTTTACTTAAAACTAATTTATAAATCAAAAGGGTAACACCTATCATAGCAACTACACTTATAAAAAAGTTTGTATAAACATTACTTATATAAATACTTGTAATTCCAAGTAAGGAAACTAAAAGTGTTTGTGTAACAATAAAAATTGCATCAAATCCCAAAATACTAGGAGTTAATATTCGATTTTTTGTTAATGTTTGAAATACTAATGATGATGTAGAAATTAGAATTGTACTAACAATTATCGCTAATAATTGAATTGATCTTCGCTTAATTATCTTTAAGTAAACAGATAACATATTTGGGTTATAACCTTTTTTTATTAAATCACTTTGTGTAAAAACCCATAAAAATATATATGTTAAACTTAATAATATTAATATTATACTTATTACTAAAAACATTTTCTTTTGTTTTTTACTCATTTTTGCTTCACCTTCCTAAATATTAAGATTAGGAAAATAATTGCACCGCTTATTCCCATAGTAAATCCCACTGATATTTCATATGGGAAAATTAATAATCTACTTATAATATCATTTAATAAGACAAAAGTTGCTCCGAAAATTGCAACATCAAAAAGATTTCTTTTTAAATTATCACCATAATAAACTGTAACAATATTAGGAATAATAAGTCCTAAAAAAGGTAATGGTCCAACAACAATATATGTACTTGCAGAAATAACTGAAATAACAATCAAACCAATGAACATAATTCGTTTGTAATTAACTCCTAGATTTTTAGAAAAATCTTCTCCTAAAGAAACAATATTGAATTGTGATGCAAAAATAACTGCTAAAACTAATGATGGAATTAAAACAATTAAAAGTGTTGAATTCAATCTTGTAATATGTGAAAAACTTCCTAAATTCAACATTGACACTGTTTGTAACGCATTAAACCTTTGAGCAATAAGTGTAGTTATTGACGATATTAATGTTCCATACATCATTCCTATTAAGGGAACATAGATAACATTTTTAACTTTTATTTTATTTAAAACTGTAATAAATAAAATTGATGATAATAAAGCAAAAACAAAAGCAAATATAAATCTAATATATAGACTTTGTGTTCCGAAGAATAAAAAACCAATTAACACACCTAAAACAGCCGCATTTGTAGTACCAGCTGTTGAAGGTGAGATAAACTTATTTCTACTTATTGCTTGCATAATTAAACCCGCAATACTAAGTGATGATGCCGTTAGAACAATGACTAGTGTTCTTGGGACTCTACTTTCTAAAAAAATAAACCAAGCATTTTTATCACCTTTCAGTAATGCTCCAATCGTTACACTATTACTAACTCCAATTAAAAGTGAAATGATTAATAAAATAAAAAATAAAGCAATGATTAAAAATCTTTTTTTATTCATGCTCTTGTGTGGCAATCACTTCAAATGTTTCACGTTTAGCTTCGATTATTCCTTCAGGTTTTTTATTATGTTCATCATCTTTATTTCTATGTAATGCTATATGCTCAGGACTACCTTCCCAAACATAAAATGCCTTTTTATCTTTAAAATATATCATCATTTGAATAATATCAAAATCTTTATCTTTTGTTGAAACTAATAATTCTCTTTTTATAAATCCAGGCGATTTTAACAAAGGACTTGTCTTTGAAAAACGCTCTTTAAAACTATCTATGTATCCTTTTTCGACTTTCATTGTACGAACAATTACGAACATTTTATTGTCATCCTTTTCCAGTATTTTTAATTTATAAATTTATTTATATTTTTTCTTTATAAACTTACTATGATAATTTTATTATTTTATTATCTATTAGTCAATGGTTATAATAAGAATTATAAATAAGATAGAGTTTTTATGCTATAATTATAAATGGTGATAAAAATATGAATATACATGCATTAACTCTATACGGACAAGGAATGTCTTCAAATTGTTATATTTTAAATAATGGCGAAAAAGCTGTTGTTATTGACCCAGGGTTTGAAGATAATAATCTCTTTGATTTTTTAAGAAATAAAAAACTCAATGTTGAGATGATTGTTTTAACTCATGGACACTTTGATCATTGGGGTGGGTTAAAAAAACTTCAATCTCTATATCCAAATGCAAAAACATACGCATCTTCTATTGACGATATTTGGTATAAAGTTGGCCCAAATAATAGATATAACTACGAACCACTTTTTGATTATGATTTAAATAAGCTTAATGAAATTAATTTTTTAGGCGAAAAATATAAAGTTATAAAGGTTCCTGGACATTCAAGTGGAAGTGTTGCATTCTATAATAATAAAACTTTAATTTCTGGTGATGTCTTATTTTTCCGTGGAATTGGAAGATATGATTTACCTGAAGGTGACTATGATACTTTAATTTCAAGTATTAAAAAGCTTTATACCCTCCCAAATGAAACAACTGTTTATTCAGGGCATGGAAGACAAACAACAATTGGATTTGAAAAAGAATTTAACCCATTCATAAGAGGTTAAGGTAGTTTAAAATAACTTGGGGTTTCATGTAGCTTTAAAATATCAAGGGGTCTTTAACTACATAAAAACAAGGAACTTCTTTCATGTTAAAATTAGTTGACGCTAAAATACTTGAAAGGAGTTCCTTTGTTTAATCATATCATAAAATTATACGAATTAGAAAGTATTGAAGACAAAATACTTCATATCGATTCTATTACTAGTTGTAACGAACTAATTATTGAAATTACTCTTAAAAGAACTGATGAAATATGTCCCTTTTGTAGTTCAAAATTTTATACTATAAAAGACTATGTTAAAAAGAAAATAATTCATTCAATATCTGTTACTAGAAATACATTTATTTCTTATAAACAAAAAAGATATGTATGTAAGAACTGTTCTAAATCATTCTATGAAAAGAATCCTTTTATTTCTACTAATAAACAAATAAGTACTTTAACGGTTATGAATATATTAGATTACTTAAAAGATTTCAATCATACATTTTCTAGCGCTGCATGTTTATATAATGTTTCTACTCAATCTGTAATTAATATATTTGATTATCACATTAATCCTAAACCCAGATACTTACCTCGTGTTCTTAGTATTGATGAAGTTCATATTAAATCAAATACTAAACATCCATACGCATGTGTACTTCTAGATTTTGAAACTAATAAGATTATCGATGTTTTAGAATCAAGAAAAAAGGACTATTTATCCTCCTATTTTGAACGTAAGAGTATTAAAGAGTTAGATAATGTCGAATTCATTACTATAGACTTATGGTCTACATATCGCAATATAGCTAAGAAATTTATGCCTAAAGCTAAAATTGTTGCAGATTCATTTCATATTGTAAGTCTAATAAATAAAATATTAGATAAAAAACGAATATCAGTTATGAATTCATATTTAAAAAATCCAAATACTAATTTGAACTATTCAAATGATTTTGGTTATTTATTAAAAAAGTTCTCTTGGCTTATTAGACTTAATCCTGGTAAGTTAAATAACAAATTATTATATGTTTATAAATATAAAATAAATGTTTATTCGAAAACACTTTTAGATCATTTACTATCTTCAAATACAGAGTTAAATGATATATATTCTCTTCGTAATATTTATACTGACTTTAATAGAACTAGTAATTATGATGATGCTCATGAAAACTTAAATGAAATGATTAACATTTTTTCTAATCATAATAATTACGAAATACGACAGTATGGTAAAACACTAAAAAGATGGAAAAACGAAATACTAAATTCTTTTATTAGAGAGGGTAAATCTAGATATTCTAATGGAAAGTTAGAAGGAAAAAATAGAGATATAAAAACTATACTAAGAAACTCATATGGATATACTAATTTCAATAGATTTAGATCCAGAGTTCTTTATTCAATCAACAAAGATGTTGAATTAACTATATCAAAAAAATAATTGTTTTTTAGCGTCAGAAAAAAGAAGGATATCTAGAATTATAGAAATCCTTCTTTAATATTTTTATGAGTCATACCCCAAGTTATTTTAAAGCTCATTTTTTAAAAACCCCATGATTTTTTAAATAGCCTCTAAAAAAAAGACAAGTTTATCACTCGTCTTAATCATTTTTCAATCTTGAAAACTTATTTTTCAAATATTCAATATAATATTTTGGGTTTAATGGTTCTCCTGTGGCATTAATTAAAAGTTCCTCAGTTGTTAAAGATGCACCATATTTATTAATTTTTTCTTTTAACCATTCGTTGATTAAATTTATATGTTCGTTTTCTACAACACTTTCAATATTAATATCTTTATTCATTGCTTGATATATTTGTGCAGCATATGCTGAACCTAGAGCATAGCTTGGGAAATATCCAAATTTACCTAAAGCCCAGTGAATATCTTGAAGTGCACCATCTAAGTCAGTTGCTGGTTTTACTCCAACATATTTCGCCATTAATGAACGCCATCTTCTTGGAATATCTTTAACTTTTAAATTATTATTAAAGATATCTTTTTCAATTTCATATCTTACCATTATATGTAATGGATATGTTAATTCATCTGCTTCTGCACGAATTTTAGAACGCTTAACTTCATTAATGTAACGATAAAATTCTACAACAGATATACCTTTTAACTCTTTAGGGAATAATGCTACTAATTCTTTATAGTGTCTTGACCAAAATGCATATGATCTACCAATCATATTTTCATACATTCTTGCTTGTGCTTCAGAAAAACCGTATGATGGACTTCCAAATAAAAATGTTCCATTAAATTTAGGATCATTATTTTGATCATATAAAGCATTTCCTATTTGATGCATTACACTAAAAATACTTGCAGTGAAGTTATCATAATAGTAATCACTTGCTATTCTTATGTCATCTGTTGAAATACCAGATGTAAAGGGGTGTATCGTATCTCTTATTGCTCCACGTTTTAAATCAAAACCAAAAGTTTTTATTAAATATTTTGAAAACTCTTTTTGTTTTGAAATTAAGTATTCTCTTGTTGTCAATTTTCTATTGAACTGAGGTTTTCTACCAATGGTTACTTCCATCACAAATGGTACTAATTCATTTTTTAAATCTTCATAAAATTTATCATAAAACTCCATATTAGTTCCTGGTTCATATATATCTAGTAATACATCGTATCCTTTTATATCATCAGTTTCAAAATATTTAATTAGACGTTTATTATAATCAACAATTTTTTGAAGAATCGGAACAAAATGATTAAAATCATCCATTTCTCTTGCTTCTTGCCATATTTTTGTACTTTGTGCTAAATCAACTTGGTAATCAATATATTCATCAATTGGCACAAATCTAATGACTCTCAAATCTCTATTAATCTTCTTTACATCTTTTCTTAATATTTCATCTTCAATTTTATGGCTATTTTTATAAAGATAATCTACAGTTTCTAAAAATTCTTTATTTCTTCTTAAATCAAAATACATTTCCGATAAAATTTCAACTTGTTCTGCTCTAAAATTTGCAGATTTAAGTGGTGCTTGGGTTTTTTGATCCCAATTGATTAACCAATCAACATACTGAAAAGCAATGATTTTTTTTCTATATTTTAAATACTTTTTTATATACTTTTCCATCTAATCCTCCCGTCTGTTGTGTAACTCATTTAAATCTTTATATCCAAAGATTACAAAACATTTTTTTAAATTTTCAATTAAAGTTTCAATTATCTTAAATGCTTCTTCATCATCTTTTTCAGTTAGCAATAGGAAAAACCTACTTAATCCTACTGCTTTTGCTCCTAAATACAATGCTTTGAAGATATCGAGTGCATTTCTTATTCCACCTGAAGCATATACTTCAAGTTTTAAATTCTCAGCATTCTTAAGAGACTTAACAGTTGAAATACCAACATTTTCAAAAGTGAAGTCATTATCATTATTTCTTTTTCTTTCAATTCGAGCAAAATTTGTTCCACCCATTCCACTAACATCAAGATATTTAACTCCAATTTCTATTAGCTCATTAATGGTTTTTTTACTCATTCCAAAACCAACTTCTTTAACCAAAACTGGTTTATTAAGTTTTTCAACAATATCTTTAATATTTTCCTTCCAATGTTTAAACTTTCTATCCCCCTCACTCATCACCAATTCTTGGATAACATTGACATGAATTGATAGAGCATCTGCTTTAATCATTTGAATTGCTCTTAAAGCATCATCAATATTTGCATTTGCTGATACATTGCCTATTATAAATCCTTTAGGATTAATTTTTCTAACGATATCATATGTACTAATTAACTCACTGTTTTTTAATGCTGCACTTTGTGAACCAAGTACTAATGGTAAATTAAAAGTTTTAGCATATAAAGCAAGTTTTTCATTAATTATTTTAGTTTTAGCACTTCCACCAGTCATTGCATTTATATAAAATGGATATTTGAATGTTTGACCTAAAAAAGATGTTGAAAGATTTACATCCTCAACATCAAAAGAAGGAATACTTACGTGTTCCAATATTAGATTATCAAAATCGTTATATTCAATCTTCTCTTCTTTAGCATACTTTACATGCTGATCTTTTCGATTAACAATATCCATCATTCACCTCAAAATACAAATAACTCTAAGTCATTCTTTATTAGTTCTTCTCTTAGTGCCTTAAAGTCATAACCATTAGGATATAAAACTATTACTGAATCTCCTCCACCTGCACCACTTATTTTTGCGGAAAGATGGAATTTATTGGTTATTTCTAATGCTTTTTTTATCTCTGAAGTAACTAAATCATCATTTGCTAAAATATTTTCAAGCCATTTTTGATAGTCTTTCAAATTTTCTTTTAATTCTAGATACTTGTTGTTTACTAAATTAACATAAACATTATTGACAATTTTCCTTGCAGTTCTATATTCTTTTTTTCTAATAATTCTTGTTAGTTGCTTTGTTTGATAACTTTTCTTAGTCCAAATTGCTGCAAACTTTTGATTTGTATTAAACTGAAATATTTTCAAATCAGCCCAATCAATATCAGCAATATCTTTTTTGTTATATTTTTTTAATAACCATTTTAGATTATATCTTTCATAATATACCATATTTCCATAAATTGCTGCTGCTAAATCACCACCAGAAGATAGTGTATTAGTTGAGATTTGTGTTAAAACAGATAATTTAAAAACAAGTTCATTATCAACGCTTTTCAAATACTTAGTTAATATCACTTTAATTATACCACTAATTAGTGCGGCGCTAGATCCAAAACCATATTTTTGTCTTTTTTCATCTTCTAATTCTGTTTTTATATTTATACCAAATGGTTCAATAATTATTTTTTTAGTTTCTAAATAGTTAAAAGAGCTTTTTAAAGCTTCCATAATTAATAAATGTTCATTTGTAGTATCAATTATTTCATTGTTTTCATATTGATATACATATTTTTGATTTCTAGTTTGATAAAAGAATTCATTACTTTCAACAATTTCAAAATCAATATATTTACTTATTCCGTATATAATTGCATTTCCTTTTTTGCTTAAAACTTCATACTCACCAGCAATATATAACTTACCACTTGTTTTAATATTCATGAAAATCTCCACCTTGATCTATTCCACTAGAAAATTTATTATAACATATATTTAACCTTTTATTACGTTTATTTTAATAGTTACACTATTAAAGGTAATACTATTATTGTTGCTAAACCAAAATATATTACTAAAGCTACTAAATCGTTAATAGTACTTATTACTGGCCCAGAAGCAGCTGCAGGATCAATATTTAACTTTGTCAAAGCAATTGGAATTAATACTCCAAAGAATGACGAAATAATCATTGAGAATACTAACGATAAAGAAATTGCTAAACTCAAAATTAATGGAGTAACATTTTTCCCCATATCAAATGTTGTTAATGTTAAAAACACAAACGAAAGAACAAATCCTAGAATACCAACAATAATAGCATTAGTAATTCCAATAAAAACTTCTTTTTTAATATGCTTTCTGCGGGCTTCTTTAGTTTCATGTGTCTTATTATGTAAAACTAATATTGTAACTGCTATTGCCTGTGTACCAATATTTCCTGCCATTCCTAATATTAAAGGTTGAAATAATACTAACGCA contains the following coding sequences:
- a CDS encoding iron chelate uptake ABC transporter family permease subunit, whose amino-acid sequence is MSKKQKKMFLVISIILILLSLTYIFLWVFTQSDLIKKGYNPNMLSVYLKIIKRRSIQLLAIIVSTILISTSSLVFQTLTKNRILTPSILGFDAIFIVTQTLLVSLLGITSIYISNVYTNFFISVVAMIGVTLLIYKLVLSKNKNNVILLLLVGMVITSLAGSISNFIQVFMSPEEFQTVSSLTTISLTNINEQLVFVALPILLLLVFLFYRKNKVYDVMSLGDEHAIGLGVEYNRETKISLIYIAIAVAISTALIGQLMFLGLIAVNSAREIFKTNKHSILIFASSVIGFIVLMLGQVVVELFGNRTSVSVLINLIGGSYMIYLIIKENRI
- a CDS encoding ABC transporter permease; the protein is MNKKRFLIIALFFILLIISLLIGVSNSVTIGALLKGDKNAWFIFLESRVPRTLVIVLTASSLSIAGLIMQAISRNKFISPSTAGTTNAAVLGVLIGFLFFGTQSLYIRFIFAFVFALLSSILFITVLNKIKVKNVIYVPLIGMMYGTLISSITTLIAQRFNALQTVSMLNLGSFSHITRLNSTLLIVLIPSLVLAVIFASQFNIVSLGEDFSKNLGVNYKRIMFIGLIVISVISASTYIVVGPLPFLGLIIPNIVTVYYGDNLKRNLFDVAIFGATFVLLNDIISRLLIFPYEISVGFTMGISGAIIFLILIFRKVKQK
- a CDS encoding antibiotic biosynthesis monooxygenase family protein is translated as MFVIVRTMKVEKGYIDSFKERFSKTSPLLKSPGFIKRELLVSTKDKDFDIIQMMIYFKDKKAFYVWEGSPEHIALHRNKDDEHNKKPEGIIEAKRETFEVIATQEHE
- a CDS encoding MBL fold metallo-hydrolase; protein product: MNIHALTLYGQGMSSNCYILNNGEKAVVIDPGFEDNNLFDFLRNKKLNVEMIVLTHGHFDHWGGLKKLQSLYPNAKTYASSIDDIWYKVGPNNRYNYEPLFDYDLNKLNEINFLGEKYKVIKVPGHSSGSVAFYNNKTLISGDVLFFRGIGRYDLPEGDYDTLISSIKKLYTLPNETTVYSGHGRQTTIGFEKEFNPFIRG
- a CDS encoding ISL3 family transposase gives rise to the protein MFNHIIKLYELESIEDKILHIDSITSCNELIIEITLKRTDEICPFCSSKFYTIKDYVKKKIIHSISVTRNTFISYKQKRYVCKNCSKSFYEKNPFISTNKQISTLTVMNILDYLKDFNHTFSSAACLYNVSTQSVINIFDYHINPKPRYLPRVLSIDEVHIKSNTKHPYACVLLDFETNKIIDVLESRKKDYLSSYFERKSIKELDNVEFITIDLWSTYRNIAKKFMPKAKIVADSFHIVSLINKILDKKRISVMNSYLKNPNTNLNYSNDFGYLLKKFSWLIRLNPGKLNNKLLYVYKYKINVYSKTLLDHLLSSNTELNDIYSLRNIYTDFNRTSNYDDAHENLNEMINIFSNHNNYEIRQYGKTLKRWKNEILNSFIREGKSRYSNGKLEGKNRDIKTILRNSYGYTNFNRFRSRVLYSINKDVELTISKK
- a CDS encoding carboxypeptidase M32, translated to MEKYIKKYLKYRKKIIAFQYVDWLINWDQKTQAPLKSANFRAEQVEILSEMYFDLRRNKEFLETVDYLYKNSHKIEDEILRKDVKKINRDLRVIRFVPIDEYIDYQVDLAQSTKIWQEAREMDDFNHFVPILQKIVDYNKRLIKYFETDDIKGYDVLLDIYEPGTNMEFYDKFYEDLKNELVPFVMEVTIGRKPQFNRKLTTREYLISKQKEFSKYLIKTFGFDLKRGAIRDTIHPFTSGISTDDIRIASDYYYDNFTASIFSVMHQIGNALYDQNNDPKFNGTFLFGSPSYGFSEAQARMYENMIGRSYAFWSRHYKELVALFPKELKGISVVEFYRYINEVKRSKIRAEADELTYPLHIMVRYEIEKDIFNNNLKVKDIPRRWRSLMAKYVGVKPATDLDGALQDIHWALGKFGYFPSYALGSAYAAQIYQAMNKDINIESVVENEHINLINEWLKEKINKYGASLTTEELLINATGEPLNPKYYIEYLKNKFSRLKND
- the fni gene encoding type 2 isopentenyl-diphosphate Delta-isomerase; the protein is MDIVNRKDQHVKYAKEEKIEYNDFDNLILEHVSIPSFDVEDVNLSTSFLGQTFKYPFYINAMTGGSAKTKIINEKLALYAKTFNLPLVLGSQSAALKNSELISTYDIVRKINPKGFIIGNVSANANIDDALRAIQMIKADALSIHVNVIQELVMSEGDRKFKHWKENIKDIVEKLNKPVLVKEVGFGMSKKTINELIEIGVKYLDVSGMGGTNFARIERKRNNDNDFTFENVGISTVKSLKNAENLKLEVYASGGIRNALDIFKALYLGAKAVGLSRFFLLLTEKDDEEAFKIIETLIENLKKCFVIFGYKDLNELHNRRED
- a CDS encoding mevalonate kinase family protein, producing MNIKTSGKLYIAGEYEVLSKKGNAIIYGISKYIDFEIVESNEFFYQTRNQKYVYQYENNEIIDTTNEHLLIMEALKSSFNYLETKKIIIEPFGINIKTELEDEKRQKYGFGSSAALISGIIKVILTKYLKSVDNELVFKLSVLTQISTNTLSSGGDLAAAIYGNMVYYERYNLKWLLKKYNKKDIADIDWADLKIFQFNTNQKFAAIWTKKSYQTKQLTRIIRKKEYRTARKIVNNVYVNLVNNKYLELKENLKDYQKWLENILANDDLVTSEIKKALEITNKFHLSAKISGAGGGDSVIVLYPNGYDFKALREELIKNDLELFVF